One genomic segment of Ricinus communis isolate WT05 ecotype wild-type chromosome 5, ASM1957865v1, whole genome shotgun sequence includes these proteins:
- the LOC8281794 gene encoding nuclear pore complex protein GP210 isoform X2, with translation MLCLRRAFLVVFVLLVAEKTASNLASGPHITDVNILLPPKMTHPVEYRLQGSDGCFKWSWDHHDILSVLPEYNLSSHCSTSARLRSIAPFSGRKETAVYAADVNSGIVIRCKVFIDNISRIQIFHNSIKLDLDGLATLQVRAFDSADNVFSSLVGLQFMWHLLPETGELPHHLAHVPLKESPLSDCGGLCGELNIQIKLEDSGVFSDLYVVKGVGIGHENVSVHLLEPRLKHMADKIVLTVAEAMSLEPPSPVYILIGAALQYSLKVIRGNIPQVVTLPSPYHSWSVSNSSVAEVNSMIGFARALNLGVTIVIVEDTRVADHVQTSSLNVVLPDSLHLYIIPMSLSGDSVEEVKAIPFMETWYVVSGRQYLIQIKVFSWGPDAHEIYITESDDLKLHNEQSDCWTIFMLSKDIEAKYVWQNSRVLRAASRGLGELKASLTYFTGHQETKEVIEVVQEIIVCDQVKFSLDRTSSTSQNILLPWAPVVYQEVELSATGGCAKASSDYRWFSSDAAIVSVSASGIVQAKKPGQATVRVVSIFDPFNYDEVVVEVSVPSSIIMLQNFPVETVVGSHVYAAVTMKASNGASFYSCDAFHSFIRWNAGSESFVVVNATEDPSVLEKLGNAELHSYGAPCSWTYIYASASGHTMLHATLSKESYIYDHSFHGSTVLKASTHIAAYPPLTVHQVGDGNQFGGYWFDVAHVGASNHLGNLEVLLYLVPGTSLDIILLGGPERWDKGVDFIETVEVLDEKHTYVKDGLHVHPVSGKDQSMYRVSCQTLGAFHLVFKRGNMVGDDHPLPAIAEVILSLTCSIPSSIALIVDEPVNSYDAIRTAALADRSTGKIHVTPITVANGQIIRIAAVGIDSSGEAFANSSSLSLKWELSSCEGLAYWDYANEAKWSRSSWERFLILQNESGECLVRASVIGFASHFSAKLPTLEMVLTDAIHLQIVSTLRVDPEFILLFFNPNTKANLSITGGSCFLEAAVNDPNVVEVIQSPPGLQCSQLTLSPKGLGTAVVTVYDIGLAPIVAASAVVQVAEVDWIKIVTGQEISLMEGQIASMDLVAGISDGRTFDPSQYKYMEIHVWIEDDIVELTGNNVSNLGGGYVLGPKFKIIAKDLGITTLYVSAKQQSGHEILSQPIKIEVYAPLRVHPQDIFLVPGSSYVLTVKGGPTIGVYVEYASLDDGIATVDRSSGQLSGISPGNTTILSTVYGNGDVVICQAYGDVKVGVPSSAMLNVQSEQLDVGRNVPIYPSFLEGDLFSIYELCKKYKWTVDDEKVLDFYKAGGLHGEKNWLQLNDEKELGFMKVLYGRSAGRTSVAVSFSCDFVSTSYSETRLYDASISLLVVPYLPLALGLPITWILPPHYITSSILPSSLESHGQWDGQSHKGIITYSLLRSCEKNEGWHKDAISIDGDRIKTMESNNLACIQGKDRTTGRVEIASCVRVAEVAQIRITNKEFPFHVIHVAVNTELDLSISYFDALGNPFYEAHNAVSYHAETNYHDIVSIDDTKTDSEKIHLKALRYGRALLRVSFKDNQQKSDFILISVGANIFPQNPVLHQGSSLHFSIEAKFLATGLVLMKVSYLLICHLEKLKQLG, from the exons ATGCTGTGTTTGCGTAGGGCATTTTTGGTAGTTTTTGTACTTTTAGTGGCGGAGAAAACGGCGTCAAATTTGGCTTCTGGTCCTCACATTACCGATGTAAACATTCTTTTGCCTCCTAAAATGACTCATCCTGTCGAGTACCGGCTTCAAGGAAGTGATGGTTGCTTCAAATG GTCATGGGATCATCATGATATTTTATCTGTTCTACCTGAATATAATTTAAGCAGCCACTGTTCGACGAGTGCACGACTTAGATCAATAGCTCCTTTTAGTGGTAGAAAGGAAACTGCAGTTTATGCTGCTGATGTAAACTCAGGAATTGTTATTCGTTGCAAAGTTTTCATTGACAACATTTCCAGAATTCAGATATTTcacaattcaattaaattagatttggATGGATTAGCTACTCTGCAAGTTCGTGCCTTCGATAGTGCAG ATAATGTCTTCTCATCATTAGTGGGCCTGCAATTCATGTGGCATCTACTACCTGAAACTGGTGAATTGCCACATCACCTTGCTCATGTTCCTTTGAAGGAATCTCCCCTGAGTGACTGTGGTGGATTATGTGGTGAATTGAACATCCAAATAAAACTTGAAGATAGT GGTGTATTCTCGGATTTGTATGTGGTGAAAGGGGTAGGGATTGGGCATGAAAATGTGTCTGTGCATTTGCTTGAGCCACGGTTAAAGCACATGGCTGATAAGATTGTTCTAACAGTAGCAGAAGCAATGTCACTCGAGCCTCCCTCACCTGTTTACATCCTCATTGGTGCTGCTCTTCAATATAGTCTTAAAGTTATTCGTGGAAATATCCCACAAG TTGTAACTTTACCATCTCCATATCATAGTTGGTCTGTTTCCAACTCGTCTGTGGCTGAGGTGAACTCTATGATAGGTTTTGCTCGTGCACTGAACCTAGGGGTAACAATAGTCATTGTTGAAGATACTAGAGTTGCTGACCACGTACAAACGTCTTCACTCAATGTGGTTTTACCGGATAGTTTACATTTGTATATAATACCGATGTCCCTTTCTGGTGATTCTGTGGAAGAGGTGAAAGCCATTCCATTTATGGAAACTTGGTATGTTGTTTCTGGTCGTCAGTATCTTATTCAAATAAAGGTTTTCTCATGGGGACCTGATGCacatgaaatatatattacagaG AGTGATGATCTTAAGTTGCATAATGAGCAGTCTGATTGCTGGACAATTTTCATGCTGTCAAAGGATATTGAGGCCAAATATGTCTGGCAGAATTCTAGAGTCCTGAGAGCAGCCTCACGGGGACTGGGAGAATTGAAGGCTTCTTTAACTTATTTTACCGGGCACCAGGAAACAAAGGAG GTTATTGAGGTTGTGCAAGAAATAATTGTTTGTGACCAAGTGAAGTTTAGTTTGGATAGAACAAGTAGTACTTCTCAAAATATTCTTCTTCCCTGGGCCCCTGTTGTTTACCAGGAGGTGGAGCTAAGTGCTACAGGag GTTGTGCAAAAGCATCCAGTGATTACAGATGGTTTTCTTCTGATGCTGCAATTGTATCAGTATCTGCATCGGGGATTGTTCAGGCAAAGAAGCCTGGTCAAGCAACAGTCAGAGTAGTGTCCATTTTTGATCCATTCAATTATGATGAG GTTGTTGTTGAAGTTTCTGTTCCTTCATCTATAATTATGCTACAAAACTTCCCTGTGGAGACTGTTGTAGGGTCACATGTCTATGCTGCTGTAACAATGAAAGCATCCAACG gTGCTTCCTTCTATAGTTGTGATGCTTTTCACTCGTTCATAAGATGGAATGCTGGAAGTGAGTCCTTTGTTGTTGTCAATGCGACAGAGGATCCATCTGTTTTGGAAAAGCTAGGAAATGCTGAGCTCCATAGTTATGGTGCACCGTGCTCATGGACTTATATATATGCTTCTGCTTCTGGTCACACCATGCTGCATGCAACACTGTCAAAAGAATCTTACATATATGATCATTCTTTTCATGGATCTACCGTTTTGAAAGCATCAACACATATTGCAGCATATCCACCACTTACTGTGCATCAAGTAGGTGATGGAAACCAATTTGGCGGGTACTGGTTTGATGTTGCTCATGTGGGAGCAAGTAATCACCTAGGGAATTTGGAAGTGCTACTATATCTTGTCCCTGGAACAAGTTTAGACATTATTCTTCTTGGAGGACCTGAGCGCTGGGACAAAGGTGTTGACTTCATTGAAACTGTGGAAGTATTGGACGAAAAGCACACTTATGTTAAAGATGGGCTTCATGTACATCCTGTGTCTGGAAAAGATCAGAGTATGTACAGAGTTTCGTGCCAAACTCTAGGAGCATTT CATTTGGTTTTCAAACGTGGAAATATGGTTGGGGATGACCACCCTCTGCCGGCAATAGCAGAAGTTATATTGTCTCTTACTTGTAGCATTCCTTCTTCAATTGCTCTCATAGTTGATGAGCCTG TCAACAGTTATGACGCTATAAGGACTGCAGCTCTTGCTGACCGTAGCACAGGGAAAATCCATGTCACCCCCATCACAGTGGCAAATGGGCAAATTATTCGGATAGCTGCAGTTGGCATTGATAGTTCTGGAGAAGCTTTTGCAAACTCATCGTCTCTTTCTTTGAAATGGGAGCTGAGCAGCTGTGAAGGGCTCGCATACTGGGATTATGCAAATGAAGCCAAGTGGTCTAGATCAAGTTGGGAGAGGTTTTTAATCTTGCAAAATGAATCAGGAGAG TGCCTAGTTCGTGCTTCTGTTATCGGCTTTGCTAGTCATTTTTCTGCCAAATTGCCTACTTTGGAGATGGTTCTTACAGATGCTATACATTTACAG ATTGTTTCTACATTGAGAGTTGATCCGGagttcattttattatttttcaatccCAATACAAAG GCAAATCTGTCAATCACAGGGGGAAGCTGTTTCTTGGAAGCGGCTGTGAATGATCCTAATGTGGTAGAAGTGATTCAATCCCCTCCAGGATTGCAGTGCTCACAGCTGACGCTCTCTCCTAAAGGGTTGGGAACTGCAGTTGTGACAGTTTATGATATTGGGCTTGCTCCTATTGTTGCTGCTTCTGCTGTG GTCCAAGTAGCAGAAGTAGACTGGATTAAGATTGTTACAGGACAAGAAATAAGCCTTATG gAAGGACAGATAGCATCCATGGATTTAGTGGCTGGGATTAGTGATGGAAGAACTTTTGACCCTAGTCAG TACAAATACATGGAGATTCATGTATGGATTGAGGATGATATAGTTGAACTCACGGGCAATAATGTCTCAAATCTTGGTGGTGGGTATGTTCTTGGACCAAAGTTCAAAATTATTGCTAAGGACCTTGGGATCACAACTCTTTAT GTCAGTGCCAAACAGCAATCTGGACATGAAATACTGAGCCAACCAATAAAGATAGAGGTCTATGCACCATTGAGAGTTCATCCGCAGGATATATTCTTGGTACCAGGTTCATCTTATGTG CTTACTGTGAAAGGAGGCCCAACCATTGGTGTGTATGTTGAGTATGCTTCTTTGGACGATGGAATAGCAACTGTTGACAGATCTTCTGGGCAACTATCTGGAATTTCACCTGGAAACACA ACGATCCTTTCCACTGTTTATGGGAATGGAGATGTTGTGATTTGTCAAGCATATGGCGATGTTAAAGTGGGAGTTCCTTCTTCAGCAATGTTGAATGTACAAAGTGAACAACTTGATGTTGGTCGTAATGTGCCAATATATCCTTCATTTCTTGAG GGTGATCTATTTTCCATTTATGAGCTCTGCAAAAAGTATAAGTGGACTGTAGATGATGAAAAG GTGTTGGATTTCTACAAAGCAGGAGGCTTACATGGTGAAAAGAACTGGTTGCAATTGAATGATGAGAAAGAGCTTGGTTTTATGAAAGTCTTGTATGGAAG ATCTGCAGGCCGGACAAGTGTTGCAGTTTCATTCTCATGTGATTTTGTTTCCACTTCTTACTCAGAGACGAGGCTTTATGATGCATCCATATCATTATTGGTTGTTCCTTATCTCCCTCTTGCTCTCGGACTTCCAATAACATGGATTCTTCCTCCTCATTACATTACATCAAGTATTTTGCCATCATCTTTGGAATCACATGGCCAATGGGATGGTCAGAGTCATAAAGGAATTATCACATACTCATTGTTAAGAAGTTGTGAGAAGAATGAAGGTTGGCACAAAGATGCAATTTCCATAGATGGGGATAGAATAAAAACAATGGAGAGCAACAATCTTGCATGCATACAGGGCAAAGATCGAACCACTGGAAGGGTTGAGATTGCTTCTTGTGTTAGGGTAGCTGAg